One part of the Sphingopyxis sp. PAMC25046 genome encodes these proteins:
- the xrtA gene encoding exosortase A: protein MTLWQRHLAALGLLAAVILALFWRDVADMAGIWWHSSTFTHCLLMVPMIGWLVSQRVSLLRPLTPAFWWPALIWMAGAGLVWLVGEAAGVGLFRQLGLVLMLQGAVGAALGEKLVRGLLFPLGYALLLVPFGEELVPLLQTFTAHISVVLLHLSGIAAEMQGVFITTKAGFFEVAEECSGVNFLIAMLAYSVFAAHLCFKSWTRRIVFVAAALATTILANALRAYGTMVAAEIWGIEAAGGIDHIFYGWIFFGLVILLVMLVALRWFDRPANDPAVDVRGPDGVPRFAGRAKSVLPAALALPLVFAGWGMLIGDRSAPLPATMEIIAPPGWSEVILERPIWSPRFDGSDQIRIVHFVDGAGRQVTVAIGGYERQAEGREVVAFGQGAIDLDSKWAWSAALPAVEGAKTERLLHPGPVLRDAATWYVVDGRVTGDPRRAKLAGLRARLLGGDPRALSLIISSEDRQGGLNAITDFLSASGGVEAMADRALKLR, encoded by the coding sequence ATGACGCTCTGGCAGCGCCATCTCGCCGCGCTCGGTCTGCTCGCGGCGGTCATCCTCGCGCTCTTCTGGCGCGATGTCGCAGACATGGCGGGCATCTGGTGGCATAGCTCGACCTTCACCCATTGCCTGCTGATGGTGCCGATGATCGGCTGGCTGGTGTCGCAGCGCGTATCGCTGCTCCGCCCGCTCACGCCCGCCTTCTGGTGGCCCGCGCTTATCTGGATGGCGGGCGCGGGGCTGGTGTGGCTGGTCGGTGAAGCGGCGGGGGTCGGCCTGTTCCGGCAGCTCGGCCTCGTCCTGATGCTGCAGGGGGCGGTGGGCGCGGCGCTCGGCGAAAAGCTCGTGCGCGGATTGCTGTTCCCGCTCGGCTATGCGCTGCTGCTCGTGCCCTTCGGCGAGGAACTGGTGCCGCTGCTCCAGACCTTCACCGCGCACATCAGCGTCGTCTTGCTCCACCTCTCGGGCATCGCCGCCGAAATGCAGGGCGTGTTCATCACGACGAAGGCTGGTTTCTTCGAGGTCGCCGAGGAATGTTCGGGGGTCAATTTCCTGATCGCGATGCTCGCCTATTCGGTGTTCGCGGCGCATCTCTGTTTCAAAAGCTGGACGCGGCGGATCGTCTTCGTCGCGGCGGCGCTTGCGACAACGATCCTCGCCAACGCGCTGCGTGCTTATGGCACGATGGTCGCTGCCGAAATCTGGGGGATCGAGGCGGCGGGCGGCATCGACCATATTTTCTACGGCTGGATTTTTTTCGGGCTCGTCATCCTGCTCGTCATGCTCGTGGCGCTGCGCTGGTTCGACCGGCCGGCGAACGACCCCGCGGTTGATGTGCGCGGGCCGGACGGCGTGCCGCGCTTTGCAGGGCGAGCAAAATCGGTGCTGCCCGCTGCGCTCGCGCTTCCGCTGGTCTTCGCCGGGTGGGGGATGCTGATTGGCGATCGCAGTGCGCCGCTGCCCGCGACCATGGAAATCATCGCGCCGCCGGGCTGGAGCGAGGTCATCCTCGAGCGCCCGATATGGTCGCCGCGCTTCGATGGCTCCGACCAGATTCGGATCGTGCATTTCGTCGACGGCGCCGGGCGGCAGGTGACGGTCGCGATCGGCGGCTATGAGCGCCAGGCCGAGGGACGCGAGGTCGTCGCTTTCGGGCAGGGCGCCATCGACCTCGACAGCAAATGGGCGTGGAGCGCGGCGCTCCCCGCAGTCGAGGGTGCGAAGACCGAGCGCCTGCTCCACCCCGGCCCGGTGCTGCGCGATGCGGCCACCTGGTACGTTGTCGACGGCCGTGTGACGGGCGATCCGCGCCGCGCCAAGCTCGCGGGGCTTCGCGCGCGGCTGCTCGGCGGCGACCCGCGCGCGCTCTCCTTGATCATATCGAGCGAGGATCGGCAGGGCGGCCTGAATGCGATCACCGATTTCCTTTCCGCGTCGGGCGGAGTCGAGGCAATGGCTGACCGCGCGCTGAAACTGCGCTAA
- a CDS encoding XrtA system polysaccharide chain length determinant — protein MNSLYDEFRVAVHSVWTRRWLVLAVAWGICILGWLAIASIPNRYDSRARLLVEINQILPDEAQGGRGPRIDQIRETLTSARNMEKVAATTGLLPAGANDREKAGTVAMLQKSIKVVPQQDNIFEITSSIAVGSLSDADNAKLASGVLDSLITVVRDDQLRGGRMNARESLKFLDSQIADREKALREVEARRAAFEAQNIGLIPAGAGSPAQRVEAARAELSQIDSQLVSAQAQLAAANGQLASTPQSIPGGGGVGGGVARQQLAGAQNELSAMRARGLTDAHPDMIAIKSQIASLKAIADREGTGGGGGIQNPAYASLAAMRAERQATVSALSARKSQLMGDIAKITAQQIQNPGIAAEYDRINGEYTAFKAQYDKLLAQREQVRLRGEVQTETDAVKIELLDPPSKPTSPAAPNRPLFLTLVLLAGIGGGIGAAFGLGQVRTSYATAAKLERASGLPVIGSITEVVTPERHVERRKKLVWLAGGGGALVGLYALLLVAEFIQRGMVA, from the coding sequence ATGAACAGCCTCTACGACGAATTCCGGGTGGCAGTGCACAGCGTCTGGACACGCCGCTGGCTCGTGCTGGCGGTCGCCTGGGGCATCTGCATCCTCGGCTGGCTCGCCATCGCGTCGATCCCAAACCGTTATGACAGCCGCGCGCGCCTGCTCGTCGAGATCAACCAGATTCTGCCCGACGAGGCGCAGGGGGGGCGGGGGCCGCGCATCGACCAGATCCGCGAGACGCTGACCAGCGCGCGCAATATGGAAAAGGTCGCGGCGACAACGGGCCTGCTTCCGGCGGGCGCGAACGACCGCGAGAAGGCTGGCACGGTCGCCATGCTCCAAAAGAGTATCAAGGTCGTTCCGCAGCAGGACAATATCTTCGAAATCACCTCGAGCATTGCGGTCGGCAGCCTTTCCGACGCCGACAATGCGAAGCTCGCGTCGGGCGTGCTCGACAGCCTGATCACCGTGGTTCGCGACGATCAGCTGCGCGGCGGCCGGATGAACGCGCGCGAGAGCCTGAAATTCCTCGATTCGCAGATTGCCGATCGCGAAAAGGCGCTGCGCGAGGTCGAGGCGCGCCGCGCGGCGTTCGAGGCGCAGAATATCGGGTTGATCCCGGCCGGTGCCGGCTCGCCCGCGCAGCGCGTCGAGGCGGCGCGCGCCGAACTCAGCCAGATCGATTCGCAGCTCGTCTCGGCGCAGGCGCAGCTCGCGGCTGCGAACGGCCAGCTCGCCTCGACCCCGCAGTCGATACCCGGCGGGGGCGGCGTCGGAGGCGGCGTCGCGCGCCAGCAGCTCGCCGGTGCGCAGAACGAGCTGTCGGCGATGCGCGCACGCGGCCTGACCGATGCGCACCCCGACATGATCGCGATCAAAAGCCAGATCGCCTCGCTGAAGGCCATCGCCGACCGCGAAGGCACGGGCGGTGGCGGCGGCATCCAGAACCCCGCCTATGCCTCGCTCGCCGCGATGCGCGCCGAGCGTCAGGCGACGGTGAGCGCGTTGTCGGCGCGCAAGAGCCAGCTGATGGGCGACATTGCGAAGATCACGGCGCAGCAGATCCAGAACCCCGGCATCGCCGCCGAATATGACCGGATCAACGGCGAATATACCGCGTTCAAGGCGCAATATGACAAGCTGCTCGCGCAGCGCGAGCAGGTGCGCCTGCGCGGCGAGGTGCAGACCGAAACCGACGCGGTGAAGATCGAATTGCTCGACCCGCCATCGAAACCGACGAGCCCCGCGGCGCCCAACCGGCCGTTGTTTCTGACGCTCGTGCTGCTCGCGGGGATCGGTGGCGGCATTGGCGCCGCCTTTGGTCTCGGTCAGGTGCGGACAAGTTATGCAACCGCCGCGAAGCTCGAACGCGCGAGCGGGCTGCCGGTGATCGGCTCGATTACCGAGGTAGTGACACCCGAACGCCATGTCGAGCGGCGCAAGAAGCTGGTCTGGCTGGCCGGCGGCGGCGGTGCGCTCGTCGGCCTCTATGCCCTGCTTCTCGTCGCCGAATTTATCCAGCGCGGCATGGTTGCGTGA
- a CDS encoding XrtA/PEP-CTERM system-associated ATPase has translation MYDQFYGFTGRPFQLTPDPNFYFESGTHRKAMSYLGYGLAQGEGFIVITGDVGAGKTTLVGHLMNTIDPNRLTAVKLVSTQVEGDDLLRLVAEQFGIEWEAQSKAELLRSMEQYLREQARAGKRTLLIVDEGQNLAISALEELRMLSNFQLGGHSLLQIFLLGQPEFRQTLFHSPTLEQLRQRVIATHHLDPMEPEEVEPYILHRLGKVGWTGNPSFSPDAFEEIFDYSEGVPRKLNVLVSRLLLYGAVEQMSRITAQNVRSVVAEIEADRGIDASTLAPLPVEEVVAAAATAVAPTPAPFAAPAAANETPEWPQRAAAPATEGPAPFAVPAEPAQVITLTPPAAEATTPDATEIAPPAAPAIDPEHLAALEAQVASLEARLVEQDEALRRVLDLLIEWVERDPDNAPNPATSRTWAA, from the coding sequence ATGTACGATCAATTCTATGGTTTCACCGGACGTCCGTTCCAGCTGACGCCTGACCCGAATTTCTATTTCGAAAGCGGCACGCACCGCAAGGCGATGTCCTACCTCGGCTATGGCCTCGCGCAGGGCGAAGGCTTCATCGTCATCACCGGCGACGTCGGCGCGGGCAAGACGACGCTCGTCGGCCATCTGATGAACACGATCGACCCGAACCGCCTGACCGCGGTCAAGCTGGTGTCGACACAGGTCGAAGGCGACGACCTGCTCCGCCTTGTCGCCGAACAGTTCGGCATCGAATGGGAAGCGCAGAGCAAGGCCGAACTGCTGCGCTCGATGGAACAATATCTGCGCGAACAGGCGCGCGCGGGTAAACGCACGCTGCTGATCGTCGACGAGGGGCAAAACCTTGCCATCTCGGCACTCGAAGAGCTGCGCATGCTCTCGAACTTCCAGCTCGGCGGCCATTCGTTGCTGCAGATATTCCTGCTCGGCCAGCCCGAATTTCGCCAGACGCTCTTCCACTCGCCGACGCTCGAACAGCTGCGCCAGCGCGTGATCGCGACGCACCATCTCGACCCGATGGAGCCCGAGGAGGTCGAACCCTATATCCTGCACCGCCTCGGCAAAGTCGGCTGGACCGGCAACCCCAGCTTCAGCCCCGACGCGTTCGAGGAAATCTTCGATTACAGCGAAGGTGTACCGCGCAAATTGAACGTCCTCGTCAGCCGGCTTCTGCTCTATGGCGCGGTTGAACAGATGAGCCGCATCACCGCGCAGAATGTGCGCTCGGTGGTCGCCGAGATCGAGGCCGATCGCGGCATCGACGCCTCGACGCTCGCTCCGCTTCCGGTCGAAGAGGTCGTCGCGGCCGCGGCGACGGCGGTCGCACCGACCCCCGCGCCCTTCGCCGCTCCGGCGGCCGCGAACGAAACGCCCGAATGGCCACAGCGCGCGGCAGCACCTGCCACGGAGGGGCCGGCGCCTTTCGCCGTGCCCGCCGAACCGGCGCAGGTCATCACGCTGACTCCGCCTGCCGCCGAAGCGACCACGCCCGACGCGACCGAAATCGCCCCGCCGGCCGCGCCGGCGATCGACCCCGAACATCTCGCGGCGCTCGAGGCGCAGGTCGCCTCGCTAGAGGCGCGGCTGGTCGAACAGGATGAAGCGCTTCGCCGCGTTCTCGACCTGCTCATCGAATGGGTCGAGCGCGATCCCGACAACGCGCCCAATCCGGCGACGTCGCGGACCTGGGCTGCCTGA
- a CDS encoding TIGR03087 family PEP-CTERM/XrtA system glycosyltransferase, with the protein MAEILFLAHRAPWPPDRGDRIRSWHMFEALAKLAPVHVAALADNEAEAARAREKMAPLCKSLAIEVRKASRPIALAQAVLTGAPVSNRLFRSAALARHIDALIGQGGISHIVAFSGQMAQYLPARFDGPVLMDFVDVDSAKFATYAEQDRRQPLHWVHQREARVLAAYEADIARRADASLFVSEAEAALFRSRSGLGDDKVRAVGNGIDTKHFDPAVPLETIGAGEGPLAVFTGQMDYRPNIDAVRWFANDILPLVRKRQPQARFAIVGRAPTEEVRALEALPGVIVTGEVPDVRPWLVAAGAVVAPLLLARGVQNKLLEAMAMARPVVASAAAATGIDAMPGEHLFVADGAEAMAVAVCTLFGDRAAAAAMGQAARARMVARYGWDARMAPLGDLLGLPA; encoded by the coding sequence GTGGCGGAAATCCTGTTTCTTGCTCACCGCGCGCCCTGGCCCCCGGACCGCGGCGACCGGATCCGCAGCTGGCATATGTTCGAGGCGCTGGCAAAGCTCGCGCCGGTGCATGTGGCGGCGCTCGCCGACAACGAAGCAGAGGCCGCGCGCGCGCGCGAAAAAATGGCGCCGCTTTGCAAGAGCCTGGCGATCGAAGTGCGCAAGGCATCGCGCCCGATCGCGCTCGCGCAGGCCGTCCTGACCGGCGCACCGGTGTCGAACCGCCTGTTCCGCAGCGCCGCGCTCGCCCGCCATATCGACGCGCTGATCGGGCAGGGCGGCATCAGCCATATCGTCGCTTTCTCGGGCCAGATGGCGCAATATCTCCCCGCTCGTTTCGACGGGCCGGTGTTGATGGATTTCGTCGACGTCGATTCCGCGAAATTCGCGACCTATGCGGAGCAGGACAGGCGCCAGCCGCTCCATTGGGTGCATCAGCGCGAGGCGCGCGTGCTCGCCGCCTATGAGGCGGACATCGCGCGCCGCGCCGATGCGAGCCTGTTCGTCAGCGAAGCGGAGGCGGCGCTGTTCCGTAGCCGAAGCGGCCTCGGCGACGACAAGGTGCGCGCGGTGGGGAATGGTATCGACACCAAACACTTCGATCCGGCCGTCCCGTTGGAAACGATCGGGGCGGGGGAGGGGCCGCTCGCGGTCTTCACCGGCCAGATGGATTACCGGCCCAATATCGATGCGGTCCGCTGGTTCGCGAACGATATTCTGCCGCTGGTCCGCAAGCGCCAGCCGCAAGCCCGCTTCGCGATCGTCGGCCGCGCACCGACCGAGGAGGTTCGTGCGCTCGAAGCATTGCCCGGCGTGATCGTGACCGGCGAGGTGCCCGATGTGCGCCCGTGGCTCGTCGCCGCCGGTGCCGTGGTCGCGCCGCTGCTGCTCGCGCGCGGGGTGCAGAACAAGCTGCTCGAAGCGATGGCGATGGCGCGCCCCGTGGTCGCGAGCGCCGCCGCCGCGACGGGGATCGACGCGATGCCGGGCGAGCATCTGTTCGTCGCCGACGGAGCGGAGGCGATGGCGGTCGCCGTTTGTACGCTTTTCGGCGACCGCGCCGCCGCGGCCGCAATGGGGCAGGCGGCGCGCGCGCGGATGGTCGCGCGTTACGGATGGGACGCGCGCATGGCGCCGCTCGGCGACCTTCTGGGCCTGCCCGCATGA
- a CDS encoding XrtA system polysaccharide deacetylase, whose product MQNGLSVDVEDWFQVGAFERTIDRDDWPTLECRVEANCDAVLQIFSDAGATGTFFTLGWVAERYPALIKRIVAAGHELASHGYDHKRVFNMTADEFAADLRKTQAILENIGGAAVRGYRAPSFSVDTRTPWAHGVLAEQGYAYSSSVAPVVHDHYGWPESPRHAWRPFSDSELVEWPVTTARVAGRTLAAGGGGFMRMLPYGFTRWAIARMNAEGHPAILYFHPWEIDPGQPRVADAPVKSKIRHYSGLSAMAGKLKKLLADFEWTRADALLPAQQQRAQPWRAAA is encoded by the coding sequence ATGCAGAACGGCCTGTCGGTCGATGTCGAGGACTGGTTCCAGGTCGGCGCCTTTGAGCGCACGATCGACCGTGACGACTGGCCGACGCTCGAATGCCGCGTCGAGGCGAATTGCGACGCGGTGCTGCAGATTTTTTCCGATGCCGGCGCGACCGGGACCTTCTTTACCTTGGGCTGGGTCGCCGAACGCTATCCCGCGCTGATCAAGCGCATCGTCGCGGCGGGGCACGAGCTTGCCAGCCATGGTTATGATCACAAACGCGTGTTCAACATGACCGCAGACGAATTCGCCGCCGACCTCAGGAAGACGCAGGCGATCCTCGAGAACATCGGCGGTGCCGCGGTGCGTGGCTATCGCGCGCCGAGCTTCTCGGTCGACACGCGCACCCCTTGGGCGCACGGGGTGCTCGCCGAACAAGGCTATGCCTATTCGTCGAGCGTCGCGCCCGTCGTCCACGACCATTATGGCTGGCCCGAAAGCCCACGCCACGCGTGGCGGCCGTTTTCCGACAGCGAGCTTGTCGAATGGCCGGTCACGACCGCGCGTGTTGCGGGACGCACCTTGGCGGCGGGCGGCGGCGGCTTCATGCGAATGCTGCCCTATGGCTTCACGCGCTGGGCGATCGCGCGGATGAATGCCGAGGGGCACCCCGCTATCCTCTATTTCCACCCGTGGGAAATCGATCCCGGCCAGCCGCGCGTCGCCGACGCTCCGGTCAAATCGAAAATCCGCCATTACAGCGGCTTGTCGGCGATGGCTGGCAAACTCAAGAAACTGCTCGCCGACTTCGAATGGACGCGCGCCGATGCCTTGCTTCCCGCCCAGCAGCAACGCGCACAGCCGTGGCGCGCCGCGGCGTGA
- a CDS encoding FemAB family XrtA/PEP-CTERM system-associated protein, whose translation MARRGVNAPVLAANDSFSGAPLSDAGEWDAYVAAHPEATPFHSRAWCEAITKATGHRCHLVTARDAAGALTGILPLHHIRSPLFGQALVGSGFAVGGGILADDPAVAATLAQGAAAMAASLGVPSVELRGGAQPEGESWRREEGIYAGFARDLAADDGAELLAIPRKQRAEVRKVLESGLTVTTGSDAAERCDHYRIYATSVRNLGTPVFPKALFDAVLDAFGGEADILTVREGGRPVASVLSLYWRGTVMPYWGGGTADARRLRANELMYFALMRHARERGCTRFDFGRSKLGTGPFAYKKNWGFEPQPLVYARWLAPGEAPRDTNPNSTRYRLQVDLWKKLPLWAANRIGPLIARGLG comes from the coding sequence GTGGCGCGCCGCGGCGTGAACGCGCCGGTGCTTGCCGCGAACGACAGCTTTTCGGGCGCGCCGCTATCCGACGCGGGCGAATGGGACGCCTATGTCGCCGCGCACCCGGAGGCGACCCCCTTCCACAGCCGCGCGTGGTGCGAGGCGATCACCAAGGCGACCGGGCATCGCTGCCACCTCGTCACAGCGCGCGACGCGGCGGGCGCGCTGACGGGCATATTGCCGCTCCACCATATCCGCTCGCCGCTCTTTGGACAGGCGCTCGTCGGTAGCGGCTTCGCGGTCGGCGGCGGCATATTGGCCGACGATCCCGCCGTCGCCGCGACGCTGGCGCAAGGCGCGGCGGCGATGGCGGCATCGCTCGGCGTGCCGTCGGTCGAACTGCGCGGCGGCGCGCAGCCCGAAGGCGAGAGCTGGAGGCGGGAAGAGGGCATTTATGCGGGCTTCGCGCGCGACCTTGCGGCCGACGACGGCGCCGAACTCCTCGCCATCCCGCGCAAGCAGCGCGCCGAGGTTCGCAAAGTGCTTGAAAGCGGGCTGACGGTCACCACGGGAAGCGACGCCGCCGAACGTTGCGACCACTACCGCATTTATGCGACCAGTGTTCGTAACCTCGGAACGCCGGTCTTTCCAAAGGCACTGTTCGACGCCGTGCTCGATGCGTTCGGCGGCGAGGCGGATATCCTGACGGTGCGCGAGGGCGGTCGCCCCGTCGCGAGTGTGCTCAGTCTCTACTGGCGCGGCACCGTCATGCCCTATTGGGGCGGCGGGACCGCCGACGCGCGGCGGTTGCGCGCCAACGAACTCATGTATTTCGCGCTGATGCGCCATGCGCGCGAACGGGGCTGCACGCGCTTCGATTTCGGCCGCTCGAAACTCGGCACGGGCCCCTTCGCCTATAAGAAGAATTGGGGCTTCGAACCGCAGCCGCTCGTCTACGCGCGCTGGCTCGCGCCGGGAGAGGCGCCGCGCGATACCAATCCGAACAGCACCCGGTATCGGCTGCAGGTCGACCTCTGGAAGAAGCTGCCGCTATGGGCGGCGAACCGGATCGGCCCACTGATTGCGCGCGGGCTCGGCTAG
- a CDS encoding XrtA/PEP-CTERM system amidotransferase — protein sequence MCGIAGIYHLETAKPVDPARLRAMLQPMQHRGPDGSGEWTAPGVGLAHLRLSIIDIEGSPQPMASDDEAVTLTFNGEIYNFRELRAELEDRGHRFRTSGDTEVIIAAWRQWGPDCLSRFNGMFAFAIHDHQRGCLLLARDRLGVKPLHYVRLSDGSVAFASELKGLLRNPLLRQEANITAIEDFLAFGYVPDDNCIVAGVEKLPAGHYLMLERGKPVPAPTRWWAPDFSKRIRASEGEAAEHLVHLMRAAVTDRMVADVPLGAFLSGGVDSSAVVALMAEASAKAVKTCTIGFDQAALDETAYAQQIAERFATDHRTRTVSPGDFTLVDRIADMFDEPFADASALPTYRVCELAREEVTVALSGDGADEAFAGYRRLVFQHQEERLRGLIPGFLRRGLLGPLSHVWPQMDWAPRPLRARATLASLSKSGAEGYAEAVGVTGPAQRARLFNDAAHHALGDHVAEARYWKAMADAPAREALDRAQYADLMIWLPGDILTKTDRMSMAVSLEAREPLLDYRLVEFAASLPASMRVRRGTGKAIMKQAMERYLPHDILYRPKMGFVTPVSAWFRGALAQQAKSLATSSTLARSGWFDMAEIERIVAAHQSGRRDHGRLIWQYFMLEKSLAKLFGI from the coding sequence ATGTGCGGCATCGCGGGCATCTATCATCTCGAAACCGCGAAGCCGGTCGACCCGGCCCGCCTGCGCGCGATGCTCCAGCCGATGCAGCATCGCGGCCCCGACGGATCGGGCGAGTGGACCGCGCCCGGCGTCGGTCTGGCGCATCTTCGCCTGTCGATCATCGACATCGAGGGCAGCCCGCAGCCGATGGCGAGCGACGACGAAGCCGTCACGCTCACCTTTAACGGCGAAATCTACAACTTCCGCGAACTGCGCGCTGAGCTCGAGGATCGCGGCCACCGTTTTCGCACCAGCGGCGATACCGAAGTCATCATCGCGGCGTGGCGCCAATGGGGGCCGGACTGTCTGTCGCGGTTCAACGGCATGTTTGCCTTCGCGATCCACGATCACCAGCGCGGCTGCCTGTTACTCGCGCGCGACCGGCTGGGGGTAAAGCCGCTTCATTATGTCCGCCTATCCGATGGGTCGGTGGCCTTCGCGTCCGAACTCAAGGGGCTGCTTCGCAATCCGTTGCTGCGGCAGGAAGCCAATATCACCGCGATCGAGGATTTCCTCGCTTTCGGCTATGTCCCCGACGACAATTGCATCGTCGCCGGCGTCGAGAAGCTGCCCGCCGGCCATTATCTGATGCTCGAACGCGGCAAGCCGGTGCCGGCGCCGACGCGCTGGTGGGCGCCCGATTTTTCGAAGCGCATCCGGGCATCCGAAGGCGAGGCGGCCGAGCATCTCGTCCACCTGATGCGCGCCGCTGTGACCGACCGCATGGTTGCCGACGTGCCGCTCGGCGCCTTCCTGTCGGGCGGGGTCGATTCGAGCGCGGTCGTCGCGCTGATGGCGGAGGCGAGCGCGAAAGCGGTCAAGACCTGCACGATCGGCTTCGACCAGGCGGCGCTCGACGAAACGGCCTATGCCCAGCAGATCGCCGAGCGTTTCGCGACCGATCACCGCACGCGCACCGTGTCGCCGGGGGATTTCACGCTCGTCGACCGGATCGCCGACATGTTCGACGAACCCTTTGCCGATGCGAGCGCGCTGCCGACCTACCGCGTTTGCGAACTTGCGCGCGAAGAGGTGACGGTCGCGCTGTCGGGCGACGGCGCCGATGAGGCATTCGCGGGCTATCGCCGCCTGGTTTTTCAGCATCAGGAGGAGCGCCTGCGCGGGCTGATCCCCGGTTTCCTCCGCCGCGGCCTGCTCGGCCCGCTGTCGCATGTCTGGCCGCAGATGGACTGGGCGCCGCGCCCGCTGCGCGCGCGCGCGACGCTCGCCAGCCTCTCCAAAAGCGGGGCGGAGGGTTATGCCGAAGCGGTCGGCGTGACGGGGCCGGCGCAGCGCGCGAGACTCTTCAACGATGCCGCACATCACGCGCTCGGTGACCATGTCGCCGAAGCGCGCTACTGGAAAGCGATGGCGGACGCGCCCGCGCGCGAGGCGCTCGACCGCGCGCAATATGCCGACCTGATGATCTGGCTGCCCGGCGATATTTTGACCAAGACCGACCGGATGAGCATGGCGGTCAGCCTCGAGGCGCGCGAACCCTTGCTCGACTATCGTCTCGTCGAATTCGCCGCAAGCCTGCCCGCCTCGATGCGCGTCCGGCGCGGCACGGGCAAGGCGATCATGAAACAGGCGATGGAACGCTATCTGCCGCACGATATCCTTTATCGGCCAAAGATGGGGTTCGTGACGCCGGTGTCAGCGTGGTTTCGCGGCGCGCTCGCGCAGCAGGCGAAGAGTCTCGCGACCTCGTCAACGCTCGCGCGCTCGGGCTGGTTCGACATGGCCGAGATCGAGCGCATCGTCGCTGCGCACCAGTCGGGCCGCCGCGATCACGGCCGACTGATCTGGCAATATTTCATGCTCGAAAAATCGCTGGCGAAGCTGTTCGGGATTTGA
- a CDS encoding P-loop NTPase: MNDQRKVKRPPSLLERAADMFGLDPAANAPTIDLSNLPPEPEKKAKRAKPAEPAAEAPQPEIIEPVVEAAPAVEPTPAPKPSPRKDVAKAAPAIAPTRQGVIDRERLASRGMIVPGTPVTGIAEEYRIVKRELIRNFGGAGNRPILPRGHRVLIASANPGEGKTFSAVNLALSLAVEADHDVLLIDADIAKPSVLDALGLENGPGLMDALADPHLPLGDCLIQTDIAGLKVMPAGTQHMHDTELLASARTETLLAQLEAGAPGRILILDSPPVLAASPAAVLAGHVGQTIMVVRADETLESALRDAIGLMGACPHIQLLLNGVKFSPGGRRFGTYYGQGGA; this comes from the coding sequence ATGAACGATCAACGCAAAGTCAAACGCCCGCCCTCGCTCCTCGAACGCGCCGCCGACATGTTCGGGCTCGATCCCGCGGCCAATGCGCCGACGATCGACCTGTCGAACCTGCCGCCCGAGCCGGAAAAAAAGGCGAAGAGGGCAAAGCCTGCCGAACCCGCAGCCGAGGCACCGCAGCCCGAAATTATCGAGCCGGTCGTCGAGGCGGCGCCCGCCGTCGAACCCACCCCGGCGCCGAAGCCATCGCCGCGCAAGGATGTTGCGAAGGCTGCGCCCGCGATCGCCCCGACGCGCCAGGGGGTGATCGACCGCGAGCGGCTCGCCTCGCGCGGCATGATCGTACCCGGCACACCGGTCACCGGCATCGCCGAGGAATATCGCATCGTGAAGCGCGAGCTGATCCGCAATTTCGGCGGCGCGGGCAACCGCCCGATCCTGCCGCGCGGACACCGCGTGCTGATCGCTTCGGCGAACCCGGGCGAAGGCAAGACCTTCTCTGCGGTGAATCTCGCGCTCAGTCTCGCGGTCGAGGCCGATCACGACGTGCTGCTGATCGACGCCGATATCGCGAAGCCGAGCGTGCTCGATGCGCTGGGGCTGGAGAACGGTCCGGGCCTGATGGACGCGCTCGCCGACCCGCATCTGCCGCTTGGCGACTGCCTGATCCAGACCGACATCGCGGGGTTGAAGGTCATGCCCGCCGGCACCCAGCATATGCACGATACCGAGCTGCTCGCTTCGGCGCGCACCGAAACTCTGCTGGCGCAGCTCGAAGCGGGCGCGCCGGGTCGCATCCTGATCCTCGATTCGCCGCCGGTGCTCGCCGCGTCGCCCGCCGCCGTGCTTGCCGGGCATGTCGGTCAGACGATCATGGTCGTGCGCGCGGACGAGACGCTCGAATCCGCGCTACGCGACGCGATCGGGTTGATGGGCGCGTGCCCGCATATCCAGCTGCTCCTCAACGGCGTGAAATTCTCGCCGGGCGGCCGGCGCTTCGGCACCTATTACGGACAGGGAGGCGCGTGA